The Parus major isolate Abel chromosome 24, Parus_major1.1, whole genome shotgun sequence genome contains a region encoding:
- the OAF gene encoding out at first protein homolog produces MCVVPVVPVPRWDISPLNLSLKKKGTRDSAAGFGVALELGPHSCAQAAQEVKIFRALILGELERGQSQFQALCFVTRLHRNEIIPSESMAKLRQKNPRTVRQAEEVRGLEHLSMDVAVNFSKAAQLSSHIHNVCAEAREAIYTREEDVKFWLEKGVDGSMFEVLPQGSDLPELQRCRLCLDRWKPCICSYSLSIEWYPCMLKYCRSRDAGGKVSSYKCGIRSCQKGYTFDYYVPQKQLCLWDEET; encoded by the exons ATGTGTGTTGTACCAGTGGTGCCAGTGCCTCGGTGGGACATCTCCCCATTAAatctctctctcaaaaaaaaag GCACCAGGGATTCTGCTGCAGGCTTtggggtggcactggagctGGGACCACACTCCTGTGCTCAGGCAGCACAA GAGGTGAAGATTTTCCGTGCCTTAATCCTcggggagctggagaggggccaGAGCCAGTTCCAGGCTCTCTGCTTTGTGACCCGGCTGCACCGCAACGAGATCATCCCCAGCGAGTCCATGGCAAAGCTGCGGCAG AAAAACCCCCGGACAGtgaggcaggcagaggaggTGCGAGGTTTGGAACATCTCAGCATGGACGTGGCTGTGAACTTCAGCAAGgcagcccagctgagctcccaCATCCACAACGTGTGTGCAGAGGCCAGGGAGGCCATTTACACCCGCGAGGAGGATGTCAAGTTCTGGCTGGAGAAAG GGGTGGACGGCTCCATGTTCGAGGTGCTGCCGCAAGGCTCGGACCTGCCGGAGCTGCAGCGCTGCCGGCTGTGCCTGGACCGCTGGAAGCCCTGCATCTGCAGCTACTCACTGAGCATCGAGTGGTACCCCTGCATGCTCAAGTACTGCAGGAGCCGCGACGCCGGCGGCAAGGTGTCCTCCTACAAGTGCGGCATCCGCAGCTGCCAGAAGGGCTACACCTTCGACTACTACGTGCCTcaaaagcagctctgcctctgggATGAGGAAACCTAG